The proteins below come from a single Podarcis muralis chromosome 8, rPodMur119.hap1.1, whole genome shotgun sequence genomic window:
- the FAM83H gene encoding protein FAM83H isoform X1, with product MQLGVSEAAKPVSQGSTRWCWEPAAAAAARSNRPCWYRPGQEGAAPEPSRRGPGKSPGSGAARREPTAQPSLARAVPPSVAMARRSQSSSQGDNPLDPNYLPPHYKEYYRLALDTLAEDGEENYHRFLAEEGAPDFLCPSEVEHITQHIQKPQYAHQEGGGGSTDSGPHDTDMDGSSGTYWPMNSDLAVPELDLGWPMVFGFRGTEVTTLVQPPPPDNPSIKEEARRMIRAAQQVVAIVMDVFTDVDLLGEVLDAAARRVPVYILLDEMNSQLFLDMAAKCRVNLNYVEFLRVRTVSGPTYYCRTGKSFKGHVKEKFLLVDCMVVLSGSYSFMWSFEKIHRSIAHIFQGELVASFDEEFRILFAQSDPLVPPANVLMKAPESFMAPFGMAPYGSNLPLFPKKHPLLFPREDNLFSPLMDRVDPDRYFLSSFRRDDMLRHTLEGSAMRMYSKKVEMENSQLDPIRGFLRSKQLEMDSFKRHSFAEGTFENFASSKQFSRQMFMNNLDDFKIQSSHFQKDQFYQYQFEHPHSASRPQGLFERIRGGRPGFNEAEDYADGFRCPEVESGFPQEGYPLRLDYVPSNSSKEVRHGSDQVNVAGNGPLGLPSFRTQNLGQKFMCQTSPTQKQSLEQRLFLQDQDQDSDQGKKVQENRAGLRNWRISSYLSGCQSDPGEEGLPTPMESEAYNEVLGPTEPLPRFPSDLLPSFKAPLPLSGAERPAEEASLVKQDPFRSRINPLIQRSSRLRSSLIFSAAKLDQQNTSAEKVQMIQKEQTSSEVTKDSETVKTTAASKVAELLEKYKTVGKDSESTTVSHTKAMSSFLQEESQNAERKCTKSVQYKILESHVSDSKDSLGSYKLHLESDRAFGESTSAGQLTDVLGKDPIAQMSGKTDKLASRFYPIENKPSLPEESLIFVGETQKRALAERKEKLCFKGEAQNLPETEFKKAEQAQTVEVPSKAHGSNSSLNKPEEDGGKQEQSPREFFRKGSLRLKQLLNPKGEKKPEEDATPESWKPEKPSAGGLKRLSKGDFQEAIEEEKSPKPAPSPLVPKGSQSPQHRFPSSTANVLYSSNLRDDTKVILEQISANSQKNRAELARQLPSSSNPELSKSATSLDHRAEERSTGILRSESFGSHRRNLQRDPSEDRDSLLKRMESMRKEKRVYSRFEVFCKKDEHGEEEG from the exons ATGCAGCTGGGCGTGTCTGAAGCTGCCAAGCCAGTTTCGCAAGGGAGCACCCGGTGGTGCTGGGAACCAGCCGCAGCAGCTGCAGCACGTAGCAACAGGCCCTGCTGGTACAGGCCAGGACAGGAAGGAGCAGCTCCAGAGCCCAGCAGACGAGGCCCTGGCAAGAGCCCGGGCTCTGGGGCTGCCAGGAGGGAGCCCACTGCGCAACCATCACTTGCCAGAGCAG TGCCCCCATCTGTCGCCATGGCTCGCCGGTCTCAGAGCTCTTCGCAGGGCGACAACCCCCTGGACCCCAACTACCTCCCACCCCACTACAAGGAGTACTACCGCCTCGCTCTGGACACGCTGGCCGAGGACGGGGAGGAGAACTACCACCGCTTCCTGGCCGAGGAGGGCGCCCCGGACTTCCTCTGCCCCTCGGAGGTGGAGCACATCACCCAGCACATCCAGAAGCCCCAGTATGCCCATCAGGAGGGCGGGGGTGGCAGCACAGACTCCGGCCCCCACGACACAGACATGGACGGCTCCTCTGGCACTTACTGGCCCATGAACTCTGACCTGGCCGTTCCAGAGCTGGACCTGGGCTGGCCTATGGTCTTTGGGTTTCGAGGGACGGAGGTGACCACTCTggtgcagcccccacccccagacaACCCCAGCATCAAGGAGGAAGCGCGCAGGATGATCCGGGCGGCACAGCAG GTGGTTGCCATAGTGATGGACGTATTCACTGATGTGGACCTGCTGGGCGAAGTGCTTGATGCTGCTGCCCGCAGGGTTCCTGTGTACATCCTGCTGGATGAGATGAATTCCCAGCTCTTCCTGGACATGGCAGCCAAGTGCAGAGTCAACCTCAACTACGTGGAA TTCCTCCGGGTGAGAACAGTTTCCGGCCCCACCTACTACTGCCGCACCGGGAAGTCCTTCAAGGGGCATGTGAAGGAGAAGTTCCTGCTGGTGGATTGCATGGTGGTACTGAGCGGGAGTTACAG CTTCATGTGGTCGTTTGAGAAGATCCACCGGAGCATCGCTCACATCTTCCAGGGAGAGTTGGTGGCCAGCTTTGACGAGGAGTTCCGCATCCTCTTTGCCCAGTCAGACCCGCTGGTTCCTCCTGCCAATGTCCTGATGAAGGcgccagagagcttcatggcacCCTTTGGCATGGCGCCCTACGGCAGCAACCTGCCCCTCTTCCCCAAGAAGCACCCCCTGCTCTTCCCCCGGGAAGACAACCTTTTCTCGCCGCTGATGGATAGGGTTGACCCAGACAGGTACTTCCTGTCCTCCTTCAGAAGAGACGACATGCTGCGCCACACATTGGAAGGGTCAGCGATGCGGATGTATTCCAAGAAGGTGGAGATGGAGAACTCCCAGCTGGACCCCATCCGGGGCTTTCTCCGCTCGAAGCAGCTGGAGATGGACTCCTTCAAAAGGCACAGCTTTGCAGAAGGCAcctttgagaactttgcttcttcAAAGCAGTTTTCCAGGCAGATGTTCATGAACAATTTGGATGATTTTAAAATTCAGTCCAGCCATTTTCAGAAAGACCAGTTCTACCAGTATCAGTTTGAGCATCCTCACAGTGCCAGCAGGCCCCAGGGGCTCTTCGAGAGAATAAGGGGAGGCAGGCCTGGGTTCAACGAAGCGGAGGATTACGCCGACGGCTTCCGGTGCCCGGAAGTAGAATCCGGTTTCCCCCAGGAGGGCTACCCTCTGCGGCTGGACTACGTGCCTTCCAATTCCTCCAAGGAAGTGAGACATGGCTCTGACCAAGTGAATGTGGCTGGGAATGGCCCTCTTGGGCTGCCCTCATTCCGGACACAGAACCTGGGGCAAAAGTTCATGTGCCAGACCTCCCCAACCCAGAAGCAGAGCCTGGAACAAAGGCTGTTCCTGCAGGACCAAGACCAGGATTCAGATCAAGGCAAGAAAGTGCAAGAGAACCGAGCTGGCCTGCGCAACTGGAGAATTTCCTCCTACCTGAGTGGGTGCCAGTCTGACCCAGGAGAGGAGGGTCTCCCGACGCCCATGGAGTCAGAGGCCTACAACGAGGTGCTTGGCCCCACAGAGCCCCTCCCACGGTTCCCCAGTGACCTCCTCCCCTCTTTCAAAGCCCCACTGCCACTTTCAGGAGCTGAGAGGCCAGCTGAGGAGGCCTCTTTGGTGAAGCAGGATCCCTTCAGGAGCAGGATCAACCCCTTGATTCAGAGGAGCTCACGACTCAGGTCATCCCTTATTTTTAGTGCTGCCAAATTGGACCAGCAGAACACGTCGGCTGAGAAAGTCCAGATGATTCAAAAAGAGCAGACATCCAGCGAGGTGACGAAGGACAGCGAGACAGTCAAGACCACCGCCGCCTCCAAAGTAGCTGAGCTACTTGAGAAGTATAAGACAGTGGGCAAAGACTCAGAAAGTACGACCGTCAGTCACACAAAGGCCATGTCCTCTTTCCTGCAGGAAGAGTCCCAGAATGCAGAGAGGAAATGCACCAAGTCGGTGCAGTACAAGATCTTGGAGAGCCACGTGTCAGACTCCAAAGACTCTCTTGGCAGCTACAAGTTGCACTTGGAGTCAGATAGGGCATTTGGAGAGTCCACCTCGGCCGGCCAGCTCACTGACGTGCTTGGCAAGGATCCCATTGCACAGATGAGCGGTAAAACGGACAAGCTGGCTTCTCGGTTCTACCCAATAGAGAACAAGCCCAGTCTTCCAGAGGAGAGCCTCATATTTGTTGGAGAAACTCAGAAACGAGCTCTtgcagaaaggaaggagaagctTTGCTTCAAAGGGGAAGCTCAGAATCTGCCCGAGACAGAATTCAAGAAAGCAGAACAAGCCCAGACTGTGGAAGTTCCCTCCAAGGCTCACGGCTCCAACAGCTCCCTCAATAAGCCAGAGGAAGACGGCGGCAAGCAGGAGCAGAGCCCACGGGAGTTTTTCAGGAAAGGATCTCTCAGGCTAAAGCAGCTGCTGAACCCCAAAGGGGAGAAGAAGCCAGAAGAAGACGCCACCCCTGAGAGCTGGAAGCCAGAGAAGCCGAGTGCAGGAGGCCTCAAGCGACTGTCCAAAGGTGACTTCCAGGAGGCGATAGAGGAAGAGAAGTCTCCAAAGCCGGCTCCTTCCCCCCTTGTCCCCAAAGGCAGCCAGTCCCCTCAGCATCGCTTTCCCTCATCCACAGCCAATGTCCTCTACAGCAGCAACCTCCGGGATGACACAAAGGTCATTCTTGAGCAGATTTCTGCTAACAGCCAGAAGAACCGAGCGGAGCTGGCCAGGCAGCTGCCGAGCTCCAGCAACCCAGAGCTGTCCAAGTCGGCCACCAGCCTGGACCACAGAGCTGAGGAGAGAAGCACCGGGATCCTCCGGTCGGAGAGCTTTGGCAGCCACAGGCGGAATCTGCAGAGGGACCCTTCGGAGGACAGGGACTCCCTCCTGAAAAGGATGGAGAGCATGAGGAAGGAGAAGCGGGTTTACAGCCGGTTTGAGGTCTTCTGCAAGAAGGACGAGCATGGCGAAGAGGAAG GGTAG
- the FAM83H gene encoding protein FAM83H isoform X2 yields the protein MARRSQSSSQGDNPLDPNYLPPHYKEYYRLALDTLAEDGEENYHRFLAEEGAPDFLCPSEVEHITQHIQKPQYAHQEGGGGSTDSGPHDTDMDGSSGTYWPMNSDLAVPELDLGWPMVFGFRGTEVTTLVQPPPPDNPSIKEEARRMIRAAQQVVAIVMDVFTDVDLLGEVLDAAARRVPVYILLDEMNSQLFLDMAAKCRVNLNYVEFLRVRTVSGPTYYCRTGKSFKGHVKEKFLLVDCMVVLSGSYSFMWSFEKIHRSIAHIFQGELVASFDEEFRILFAQSDPLVPPANVLMKAPESFMAPFGMAPYGSNLPLFPKKHPLLFPREDNLFSPLMDRVDPDRYFLSSFRRDDMLRHTLEGSAMRMYSKKVEMENSQLDPIRGFLRSKQLEMDSFKRHSFAEGTFENFASSKQFSRQMFMNNLDDFKIQSSHFQKDQFYQYQFEHPHSASRPQGLFERIRGGRPGFNEAEDYADGFRCPEVESGFPQEGYPLRLDYVPSNSSKEVRHGSDQVNVAGNGPLGLPSFRTQNLGQKFMCQTSPTQKQSLEQRLFLQDQDQDSDQGKKVQENRAGLRNWRISSYLSGCQSDPGEEGLPTPMESEAYNEVLGPTEPLPRFPSDLLPSFKAPLPLSGAERPAEEASLVKQDPFRSRINPLIQRSSRLRSSLIFSAAKLDQQNTSAEKVQMIQKEQTSSEVTKDSETVKTTAASKVAELLEKYKTVGKDSESTTVSHTKAMSSFLQEESQNAERKCTKSVQYKILESHVSDSKDSLGSYKLHLESDRAFGESTSAGQLTDVLGKDPIAQMSGKTDKLASRFYPIENKPSLPEESLIFVGETQKRALAERKEKLCFKGEAQNLPETEFKKAEQAQTVEVPSKAHGSNSSLNKPEEDGGKQEQSPREFFRKGSLRLKQLLNPKGEKKPEEDATPESWKPEKPSAGGLKRLSKGDFQEAIEEEKSPKPAPSPLVPKGSQSPQHRFPSSTANVLYSSNLRDDTKVILEQISANSQKNRAELARQLPSSSNPELSKSATSLDHRAEERSTGILRSESFGSHRRNLQRDPSEDRDSLLKRMESMRKEKRVYSRFEVFCKKDEHGEEEGEPDAKDKKVGKFMPKLLGTFKTKK from the exons ATGGCTCGCCGGTCTCAGAGCTCTTCGCAGGGCGACAACCCCCTGGACCCCAACTACCTCCCACCCCACTACAAGGAGTACTACCGCCTCGCTCTGGACACGCTGGCCGAGGACGGGGAGGAGAACTACCACCGCTTCCTGGCCGAGGAGGGCGCCCCGGACTTCCTCTGCCCCTCGGAGGTGGAGCACATCACCCAGCACATCCAGAAGCCCCAGTATGCCCATCAGGAGGGCGGGGGTGGCAGCACAGACTCCGGCCCCCACGACACAGACATGGACGGCTCCTCTGGCACTTACTGGCCCATGAACTCTGACCTGGCCGTTCCAGAGCTGGACCTGGGCTGGCCTATGGTCTTTGGGTTTCGAGGGACGGAGGTGACCACTCTggtgcagcccccacccccagacaACCCCAGCATCAAGGAGGAAGCGCGCAGGATGATCCGGGCGGCACAGCAG GTGGTTGCCATAGTGATGGACGTATTCACTGATGTGGACCTGCTGGGCGAAGTGCTTGATGCTGCTGCCCGCAGGGTTCCTGTGTACATCCTGCTGGATGAGATGAATTCCCAGCTCTTCCTGGACATGGCAGCCAAGTGCAGAGTCAACCTCAACTACGTGGAA TTCCTCCGGGTGAGAACAGTTTCCGGCCCCACCTACTACTGCCGCACCGGGAAGTCCTTCAAGGGGCATGTGAAGGAGAAGTTCCTGCTGGTGGATTGCATGGTGGTACTGAGCGGGAGTTACAG CTTCATGTGGTCGTTTGAGAAGATCCACCGGAGCATCGCTCACATCTTCCAGGGAGAGTTGGTGGCCAGCTTTGACGAGGAGTTCCGCATCCTCTTTGCCCAGTCAGACCCGCTGGTTCCTCCTGCCAATGTCCTGATGAAGGcgccagagagcttcatggcacCCTTTGGCATGGCGCCCTACGGCAGCAACCTGCCCCTCTTCCCCAAGAAGCACCCCCTGCTCTTCCCCCGGGAAGACAACCTTTTCTCGCCGCTGATGGATAGGGTTGACCCAGACAGGTACTTCCTGTCCTCCTTCAGAAGAGACGACATGCTGCGCCACACATTGGAAGGGTCAGCGATGCGGATGTATTCCAAGAAGGTGGAGATGGAGAACTCCCAGCTGGACCCCATCCGGGGCTTTCTCCGCTCGAAGCAGCTGGAGATGGACTCCTTCAAAAGGCACAGCTTTGCAGAAGGCAcctttgagaactttgcttcttcAAAGCAGTTTTCCAGGCAGATGTTCATGAACAATTTGGATGATTTTAAAATTCAGTCCAGCCATTTTCAGAAAGACCAGTTCTACCAGTATCAGTTTGAGCATCCTCACAGTGCCAGCAGGCCCCAGGGGCTCTTCGAGAGAATAAGGGGAGGCAGGCCTGGGTTCAACGAAGCGGAGGATTACGCCGACGGCTTCCGGTGCCCGGAAGTAGAATCCGGTTTCCCCCAGGAGGGCTACCCTCTGCGGCTGGACTACGTGCCTTCCAATTCCTCCAAGGAAGTGAGACATGGCTCTGACCAAGTGAATGTGGCTGGGAATGGCCCTCTTGGGCTGCCCTCATTCCGGACACAGAACCTGGGGCAAAAGTTCATGTGCCAGACCTCCCCAACCCAGAAGCAGAGCCTGGAACAAAGGCTGTTCCTGCAGGACCAAGACCAGGATTCAGATCAAGGCAAGAAAGTGCAAGAGAACCGAGCTGGCCTGCGCAACTGGAGAATTTCCTCCTACCTGAGTGGGTGCCAGTCTGACCCAGGAGAGGAGGGTCTCCCGACGCCCATGGAGTCAGAGGCCTACAACGAGGTGCTTGGCCCCACAGAGCCCCTCCCACGGTTCCCCAGTGACCTCCTCCCCTCTTTCAAAGCCCCACTGCCACTTTCAGGAGCTGAGAGGCCAGCTGAGGAGGCCTCTTTGGTGAAGCAGGATCCCTTCAGGAGCAGGATCAACCCCTTGATTCAGAGGAGCTCACGACTCAGGTCATCCCTTATTTTTAGTGCTGCCAAATTGGACCAGCAGAACACGTCGGCTGAGAAAGTCCAGATGATTCAAAAAGAGCAGACATCCAGCGAGGTGACGAAGGACAGCGAGACAGTCAAGACCACCGCCGCCTCCAAAGTAGCTGAGCTACTTGAGAAGTATAAGACAGTGGGCAAAGACTCAGAAAGTACGACCGTCAGTCACACAAAGGCCATGTCCTCTTTCCTGCAGGAAGAGTCCCAGAATGCAGAGAGGAAATGCACCAAGTCGGTGCAGTACAAGATCTTGGAGAGCCACGTGTCAGACTCCAAAGACTCTCTTGGCAGCTACAAGTTGCACTTGGAGTCAGATAGGGCATTTGGAGAGTCCACCTCGGCCGGCCAGCTCACTGACGTGCTTGGCAAGGATCCCATTGCACAGATGAGCGGTAAAACGGACAAGCTGGCTTCTCGGTTCTACCCAATAGAGAACAAGCCCAGTCTTCCAGAGGAGAGCCTCATATTTGTTGGAGAAACTCAGAAACGAGCTCTtgcagaaaggaaggagaagctTTGCTTCAAAGGGGAAGCTCAGAATCTGCCCGAGACAGAATTCAAGAAAGCAGAACAAGCCCAGACTGTGGAAGTTCCCTCCAAGGCTCACGGCTCCAACAGCTCCCTCAATAAGCCAGAGGAAGACGGCGGCAAGCAGGAGCAGAGCCCACGGGAGTTTTTCAGGAAAGGATCTCTCAGGCTAAAGCAGCTGCTGAACCCCAAAGGGGAGAAGAAGCCAGAAGAAGACGCCACCCCTGAGAGCTGGAAGCCAGAGAAGCCGAGTGCAGGAGGCCTCAAGCGACTGTCCAAAGGTGACTTCCAGGAGGCGATAGAGGAAGAGAAGTCTCCAAAGCCGGCTCCTTCCCCCCTTGTCCCCAAAGGCAGCCAGTCCCCTCAGCATCGCTTTCCCTCATCCACAGCCAATGTCCTCTACAGCAGCAACCTCCGGGATGACACAAAGGTCATTCTTGAGCAGATTTCTGCTAACAGCCAGAAGAACCGAGCGGAGCTGGCCAGGCAGCTGCCGAGCTCCAGCAACCCAGAGCTGTCCAAGTCGGCCACCAGCCTGGACCACAGAGCTGAGGAGAGAAGCACCGGGATCCTCCGGTCGGAGAGCTTTGGCAGCCACAGGCGGAATCTGCAGAGGGACCCTTCGGAGGACAGGGACTCCCTCCTGAAAAGGATGGAGAGCATGAGGAAGGAGAAGCGGGTTTACAGCCGGTTTGAGGTCTTCTGCAAGAAGGACGAGCATGGCGAAGAGGAAGGTGAGCCCGATGCCAAAGACAAGAAGGTGGGCAAATTCATGCCCAAGCTCCTGGGcacattcaaaacaaaaaagtga